A stretch of Betaproteobacteria bacterium DNA encodes these proteins:
- the ptsP gene encoding phosphoenolpyruvate--protein phosphotransferase yields the protein MSEHLTRLDVYAPLSGVLVPLSDVPDPVFAERMVGDGVSLDPTSSELLAPVAGIVTHLHNAHHALTITTDDGIEVLVHIGIDTVMLRGEGFAPRIRQGERVTMGQPLIGFAADFVATRARSLLTQVLIANGGEEIHVAPFSGPVQAGRDVVMRIEHRPVTTELTMHSDHASATLFSEPVTLPNPQGLHARPAAVLAAAAKKFRADVRLLRGKDEANAKSVVSVMVLSTQAGDSIRVQASGADAAQAVRELAALLAAGCGEGAGESQAAASAPLTRPVTAPTAATGVASANPDIFPGVAASPGLAVGKVVQVRAQRIEVSEAGVGVVRERAHLDTALREAVRDVELLKREIADASKAKILDAHQELLADPELVDLAVENIANGKSAGWAWRAAFTLYAGELEGLDNALLRERANDVRDVGRRVLLLLAGVTHAKIDVPTGSILIAEELTPSDTATLDRSKVLGFCTVGGGATGHVAILARSFGIPAICGMDSAALKISDGTEVVIDGSAGTLRRNPDAAALSEAHARMTRHAARVEQEKAAAGAPAITRDGARIEVVANVRDAAETREAVAIGGEGVGLLRSEFLFSDRDTAPSEDEQAAAYRAVAEVLGRERPLVIRTLDIGGDKPLSYLPMPREDNPFLGLRGIRVSLDYPDMFRTQLRAMLKAAPVGNLHIMFPMIATLDELRAAKKILNEEQRNTGHTAKVGIMIEVPSAALIAERLAPEVDFFSIGTNDLTQYTLAMDRGHARLAREADGLHPSVLRLIGMTVDAAHQHDKWVGVCGGIAGDAMAVPVLIGLGVDELSVSVPAIPAVKALVCRLTRSECQSLAQEVLQMGTATEVRARLASFAD from the coding sequence ATGAGCGAGCATCTCACTCGCCTGGATGTCTATGCGCCGTTGTCCGGGGTCCTTGTGCCGTTGTCGGATGTACCCGACCCGGTTTTCGCCGAGCGCATGGTTGGTGACGGCGTTTCACTTGACCCGACCTCCAGTGAATTGCTGGCACCTGTTGCCGGGATCGTCACGCATCTCCACAACGCGCACCACGCGTTGACCATTACGACCGATGACGGTATCGAGGTGCTGGTACATATCGGCATTGATACGGTAATGCTGCGCGGCGAAGGATTTGCACCGCGCATCCGCCAGGGCGAACGCGTCACAATGGGACAACCCTTGATCGGCTTTGCCGCCGATTTTGTGGCGACGCGCGCTCGCAGCCTGCTCACGCAAGTTCTCATTGCCAACGGTGGCGAAGAAATTCATGTCGCCCCCTTTAGCGGACCCGTGCAAGCGGGACGCGACGTCGTCATGCGCATCGAGCACCGCCCAGTCACAACCGAGTTGACCATGCACAGCGACCACGCGAGTGCGACGTTATTCTCCGAGCCAGTTACGTTGCCGAACCCGCAGGGCCTGCATGCGCGCCCGGCGGCAGTGCTTGCCGCTGCCGCCAAGAAGTTTCGCGCGGATGTCAGGCTGCTTCGTGGCAAAGATGAGGCCAACGCCAAATCCGTCGTTTCCGTCATGGTACTTTCAACACAGGCCGGCGATTCGATACGCGTACAGGCAAGCGGCGCGGACGCGGCGCAAGCGGTGCGCGAACTGGCGGCGTTGCTCGCGGCGGGTTGCGGCGAAGGAGCTGGGGAAAGTCAAGCAGCTGCCTCGGCGCCGCTGACGAGGCCGGTCACCGCGCCAACCGCCGCGACCGGCGTTGCAAGCGCAAATCCCGACATTTTCCCTGGCGTGGCCGCATCGCCCGGGCTTGCGGTGGGAAAAGTCGTACAGGTGCGAGCGCAGCGAATCGAGGTGAGCGAAGCCGGGGTCGGCGTCGTCCGCGAGCGCGCGCACCTTGACACCGCATTGCGTGAGGCCGTACGCGACGTCGAATTGCTCAAGCGCGAAATCGCCGACGCATCGAAAGCGAAGATTCTGGACGCGCATCAGGAATTGCTCGCGGATCCGGAACTGGTCGACCTTGCGGTGGAAAACATTGCGAATGGCAAGAGCGCCGGCTGGGCGTGGCGCGCGGCATTCACGCTCTATGCGGGTGAGCTCGAAGGTCTCGACAATGCTCTGCTGCGCGAGCGCGCCAACGACGTGCGTGACGTCGGCCGGCGCGTGTTGCTGCTGCTCGCGGGCGTCACGCACGCCAAAATCGACGTGCCCACCGGGTCGATCCTGATCGCCGAAGAACTCACGCCGTCGGATACCGCCACGCTCGACCGCAGCAAGGTGCTCGGTTTTTGCACGGTCGGCGGTGGCGCGACCGGGCACGTGGCGATACTCGCACGCTCGTTCGGCATACCCGCCATTTGCGGAATGGATTCCGCCGCCCTCAAGATCAGCGACGGCACCGAAGTCGTCATTGACGGCAGCGCGGGCACATTGCGGCGCAACCCGGATGCCGCCGCACTCTCCGAAGCCCATGCACGCATGACGCGTCACGCGGCGCGCGTCGAGCAGGAGAAAGCAGCCGCCGGTGCGCCTGCGATAACACGGGATGGCGCCCGCATCGAGGTCGTCGCCAATGTCCGCGACGCGGCGGAAACACGCGAAGCCGTGGCGATCGGCGGCGAAGGCGTCGGATTGCTGCGTTCGGAATTCCTGTTCAGTGATCGCGATACAGCGCCCAGCGAAGACGAGCAGGCGGCCGCCTATCGGGCCGTGGCGGAAGTGCTGGGGCGTGAACGGCCATTGGTCATTCGCACCCTCGACATCGGCGGCGACAAACCGCTTTCCTACCTGCCGATGCCGCGCGAAGACAATCCGTTCCTCGGGCTGCGCGGCATTCGGGTCAGTCTCGATTATCCGGACATGTTCCGCACCCAATTGCGCGCCATGCTCAAAGCTGCCCCAGTCGGCAATCTGCACATCATGTTTCCGATGATCGCGACTCTGGATGAACTGCGCGCGGCGAAAAAGATCCTCAATGAGGAACAGCGAAATACCGGCCACACCGCCAAAGTTGGTATCATGATCGAAGTGCCGTCGGCCGCACTGATCGCAGAACGTTTGGCGCCCGAGGTGGATTTTTTCTCGATCGGCACCAACGATTTGACGCAATACACGCTGGCGATGGATCGCGGTCATGCGCGCCTGGCTCGCGAAGCCGACGGATTGCACCCTTCCGTGCTGCGTCTGATCGGCATGACCGTCGATGCGGCGCACCAACACGACAAGTGGGTCGGTGTTTGCGGCGGTATTGCCGGCGATGCGATGGCGGTGCCGGTGCTGATCGGCCTTGGCGTGGATGAATTGTCCGTCTCGGTGCCCGCGATCCCCGCTGTCAAGGCATTGGTCTGCCGGCTCACGCGCAGCGAGTGTCAATCACTCGCGCAGGAAGTATTGCAAATGGGAACGGCCACCGAGGTACGCGCGCGGCTGGCTTCGTTCGCCGATTGA
- the ptsG gene encoding PTS glucose transporter subunit IIBC, producing the protein MFKNSFAFLQKIGKSLMLPVAVLPVAGLLLGIGAANFEWIPPLISALMKNSGDVIFGNLPLIFAIGVAVGFTENDGVSGIAATIGYMVMLTTMGVMAGVWGVEPATIMGIKSMQTGVFGGILAGGLAAWMFNRYYRISLPPYLAFFAGKRFVPIITALAAIVLGVVMSVVWPPVQNTINAFSHWAAVSDPRTAATVYGFVERLLIPFGLHHIWNVPFFFEMGSFTDAAGKVVRGDINRFFAGDPTAGVLAGAFLFKMFGLPAAAIAIWQSAKPQNKVAVGGVMISAALTSFLTGITEPIEFAFLFVAPVLYLIHAVLAASTQFVANTLGMHMGFTFSQGGIDFLVFNVFGKFSQNWWLVLVLGPIYAAIYYGVFRGAIKWLNLATPGREDESVAQATSGGATSGRSQELVLAFGGRDNIASLDACITRLRVAVKDIAKVDQGKLKGMGAAGVMVVGNGVQAIFGTLSENMKTDMQEYLQRTTHDGNADAAMTTPNAAKAAPSPVSPSSHVAAAPTVAVSAGPDLWVREAAGPLLAALGGRGNLRGIEAVAYTRLRVELADGTRFDEAAARLAGVVGVMPVAAGVLHLIVGDKAGHYAQAIVLTD; encoded by the coding sequence ATGTTCAAAAATTCATTCGCCTTCCTGCAAAAGATCGGCAAGTCGCTGATGCTGCCGGTCGCGGTGCTGCCGGTGGCGGGATTGCTGCTCGGTATCGGCGCGGCAAACTTCGAATGGATCCCGCCGCTGATTTCCGCACTGATGAAAAACTCCGGCGATGTCATCTTCGGCAATCTGCCACTGATCTTCGCCATTGGTGTTGCGGTGGGATTCACCGAGAACGACGGTGTATCCGGCATTGCAGCGACCATCGGCTACATGGTCATGCTGACGACGATGGGCGTCATGGCCGGCGTGTGGGGTGTGGAGCCGGCCACCATCATGGGTATCAAGTCGATGCAGACCGGCGTGTTCGGCGGCATTCTGGCCGGCGGGTTGGCCGCGTGGATGTTCAACCGCTATTACCGCATTTCACTGCCGCCCTACCTCGCGTTTTTTGCCGGCAAACGATTTGTGCCCATCATCACGGCACTCGCCGCGATCGTGCTGGGCGTGGTGATGTCGGTGGTGTGGCCACCGGTACAAAACACGATCAACGCGTTTTCGCACTGGGCCGCCGTGAGCGATCCGCGCACCGCCGCAACCGTCTATGGCTTTGTCGAGCGCCTGCTGATTCCCTTTGGCCTGCATCACATCTGGAACGTGCCGTTCTTCTTCGAAATGGGCTCGTTCACCGACGCGGCCGGCAAAGTGGTGCGCGGCGATATCAACCGCTTCTTCGCGGGCGATCCGACCGCGGGCGTGCTCGCAGGCGCGTTCCTGTTCAAGATGTTTGGCTTGCCGGCGGCGGCAATTGCCATCTGGCAGAGCGCCAAACCGCAGAACAAGGTCGCTGTCGGTGGCGTCATGATCTCCGCCGCGCTGACATCGTTCCTAACTGGCATCACCGAGCCGATCGAGTTCGCGTTCCTGTTTGTGGCGCCTGTGCTGTATTTGATTCACGCGGTGCTCGCCGCATCAACGCAGTTCGTGGCCAACACGCTCGGCATGCACATGGGCTTCACGTTCTCGCAGGGCGGCATCGATTTTCTGGTATTCAATGTATTCGGCAAGTTCTCGCAGAACTGGTGGCTGGTGCTGGTGCTGGGCCCCATCTATGCGGCCATCTACTACGGCGTATTTCGCGGCGCGATTAAATGGCTGAACCTCGCCACACCGGGACGTGAAGATGAATCGGTCGCGCAAGCAACTTCAGGCGGCGCGACCAGTGGGCGTTCGCAGGAACTGGTGCTCGCCTTTGGCGGACGTGACAATATCGCCAGCCTGGACGCCTGCATCACCCGGCTGCGCGTGGCCGTCAAGGACATCGCGAAGGTCGATCAGGGAAAACTCAAGGGAATGGGTGCGGCGGGCGTGATGGTGGTCGGCAACGGCGTTCAGGCGATCTTCGGCACGCTCTCCGAGAACATGAAAACCGACATGCAGGAATATCTGCAGCGCACAACGCATGACGGAAACGCGGACGCCGCAATGACAACACCCAATGCGGCGAAGGCAGCGCCCTCACCTGTCAGCCCATCATCCCATGTCGCGGCGGCACCCACGGTCGCCGTAAGCGCCGGTCCGGACCTATGGGTGCGTGAAGCCGCAGGACCTTTGCTCGCGGCGCTGGGCGGTCGCGGTAACTTGCGCGGAATCGAAGCCGTCGCGTACACACGCCTGCGCGTCGAACTCGCTGATGGCACACGCTTTGACGAAGCCGCCGCGCGGCTCGCGGGAGTGGTCGGCGTGATGCCGGTCGCGGCGGGGGTGCTACACCTTATTGTCGGCGACAAGGCCGGTCATTACGCGCAGGCGATCGTACTCACGGATTAA
- a CDS encoding ribosomal protein L7/L12 — translation MTPVAPASTLPPAVAAALRRGNKIDAIKLLREHTGLGLKEAKDAIDAFHLGARTRDGKLGPGEVSRSTSAVWWMVAVAVAGVAAYYFLPFSR, via the coding sequence ATGACGCCCGTCGCACCGGCAAGCACATTGCCCCCCGCGGTGGCCGCGGCATTGCGCCGGGGAAACAAGATCGACGCCATCAAACTCCTGCGCGAGCACACGGGCCTCGGCCTGAAAGAAGCGAAAGACGCCATCGATGCATTTCACCTCGGCGCGCGTACCAGGGATGGCAAGCTTGGGCCTGGCGAAGTTTCGCGATCGACGAGCGCCGTTTGGTGGATGGTTGCTGTCGCTGTCGCCGGGGTAGCGGCTTATTACTTCCTTCCATTTTCCCGATAG
- a CDS encoding nuclear transport factor 2 family protein, with protein MPLHHSRRSLPTFVALLLLTLVPACMVNPPLNSDDPAHTKAALSRQADQWDKAIVRQDRAAIESNMAEDFRQIDGAGNLEDKASFVEGLMSPKLRIDPYTVEDFDVRLYGDVALLSGRTKMTGQYDGKHFQSHYRYIDIYVRRDGRWRIVSVQISKIPA; from the coding sequence ATGCCATTGCATCACTCTCGCCGATCCCTGCCAACCTTCGTCGCCCTGCTTCTTCTGACCTTGGTCCCCGCCTGCATGGTCAATCCGCCACTGAATTCTGACGATCCCGCACACACGAAAGCGGCGCTATCGCGTCAGGCCGACCAGTGGGACAAAGCCATCGTCCGGCAGGACCGGGCGGCGATTGAATCGAACATGGCGGAAGACTTCCGCCAGATTGACGGCGCGGGAAACCTGGAAGACAAGGCCTCATTTGTAGAGGGGCTCATGTCGCCAAAACTGCGGATTGATCCGTACACCGTCGAAGATTTCGACGTGCGCCTGTATGGTGATGTCGCCCTTCTGAGTGGCCGCACAAAAATGACCGGCCAATATGACGGCAAGCATTTTCAAAGTCATTACCGCTACATCGATATCTACGTTCGCCGCGACGGACGCTGGCGAATTGTCAGTGTGCAGATTTCAAAGATTCCGGCCTAG
- a CDS encoding methyltransferase domain-containing protein translates to MNENQHGAEAPYARYLSRLIRPFPNFDFFFIKPVREKAVEWLQLKQGGRVLDIGCGPGGSFPYLVQAVGASGEVVGVDISPQSCINARKRIERNGWPNVSVFEGGAQEVPLNGTFDGVLMFAAPDVFASETALENIFLHLRENARVVFFGAKMSDGRLGQLLNPVLRKAVAKLSPATPIPDEAPWKLVASRVKSLHVEEYFFGLMFLASGSVVAKNSVKTR, encoded by the coding sequence ATGAATGAAAACCAACACGGCGCCGAAGCTCCCTACGCCCGGTACCTCAGCCGCCTGATCAGGCCATTCCCGAATTTCGATTTCTTCTTCATCAAACCAGTACGCGAAAAAGCCGTCGAATGGTTGCAACTTAAGCAGGGTGGACGTGTGCTAGACATCGGATGCGGTCCGGGCGGGAGTTTTCCATACCTGGTACAGGCCGTCGGTGCATCGGGTGAGGTGGTTGGGGTCGATATCAGTCCCCAGAGCTGCATCAACGCAAGAAAGCGTATCGAAAGAAACGGGTGGCCAAATGTCAGCGTGTTTGAAGGCGGCGCGCAAGAGGTTCCTCTGAACGGCACTTTTGATGGCGTACTGATGTTTGCGGCTCCCGATGTGTTCGCGTCAGAAACCGCGCTGGAAAATATCTTTCTGCACTTGCGTGAAAATGCCCGTGTGGTATTTTTCGGCGCAAAGATGTCGGACGGTCGCCTGGGGCAGCTGCTGAACCCAGTGCTGCGAAAAGCCGTTGCCAAACTCTCACCCGCGACACCAATCCCGGACGAAGCTCCCTGGAAGCTGGTGGCGAGTCGCGTCAAAAGCCTTCACGTCGAGGAATATTTCTTCGGCTTGATGTTTCTTGCCTCGGGCTCCGTGGTCGCAAAAAACAGCGTCAAGACAAGATGA
- a CDS encoding GFA family protein, protein MSNQLAFPLEGGCTCRHLRYRMETPPLFVHCCHCRWCQRETGASFALNAMIEADRVTLLAGEPEVVDTPSQSGMGQKIARCPRCRVAVWSVYAGAGPLIKFVRVGTLDKPDELPPDIHIFTASKQPWVVIPAGAPAVPEYYEREKYWPVESLARRQVLLPRIEEYQAKLRSRLN, encoded by the coding sequence ATGTCCAATCAACTTGCATTCCCGCTTGAGGGCGGCTGCACATGCCGCCATCTCCGTTATCGCATGGAGACCCCGCCTCTCTTCGTGCATTGCTGTCACTGTCGCTGGTGCCAGCGTGAGACCGGTGCATCGTTTGCACTGAATGCGATGATTGAAGCGGATCGCGTCACGTTGCTGGCGGGCGAACCGGAAGTTGTCGATACGCCGTCGCAAAGCGGCATGGGCCAGAAGATTGCGCGGTGCCCGCGGTGTCGCGTCGCGGTATGGAGCGTCTACGCGGGGGCGGGCCCCTTGATCAAGTTTGTCCGCGTCGGCACGCTCGACAAACCTGATGAACTGCCGCCCGACATACATATCTTCACCGCTTCAAAGCAGCCGTGGGTCGTCATTCCGGCTGGTGCGCCTGCCGTGCCCGAGTACTATGAACGCGAGAAATACTGGCCGGTCGAGAGTCTCGCGCGCCGGCAAGTTTTGCTGCCCCGGATCGAGGAATATCAAGCGAAACTTCGCAGTAGGCTCAATTAG
- a CDS encoding MmcQ/YjbR family DNA-binding protein produces MNNQQLKKFCRSLPGANERLLPAPYNILVYSLDRKNFAYFKTSQPEMWRFSIKVSPDRFIELTSVPGVKPARYRGRYHWITIVAVGNFPAGYLRELVQWSYRYALETLPMSRRNLLPTEGRIGTATKVLPPRKH; encoded by the coding sequence ATGAATAACCAACAACTCAAGAAATTCTGCCGCAGCCTGCCCGGAGCCAATGAACGCTTGCTGCCAGCCCCCTACAACATCCTCGTCTACTCGCTGGACAGGAAAAACTTCGCCTACTTCAAGACCAGCCAGCCCGAAATGTGGCGCTTCAGCATCAAGGTGTCTCCCGATCGTTTCATCGAACTCACTAGCGTGCCGGGCGTGAAGCCGGCGCGGTACCGCGGACGCTATCACTGGATCACCATTGTCGCCGTGGGCAACTTTCCAGCCGGATACTTGCGGGAACTGGTGCAGTGGTCTTATCGATATGCGCTTGAGACTCTGCCGATGTCGCGCCGGAACTTATTGCCGACGGAGGGACGAATCGGCACTGCCACTAAGGTACTTCCGCCAAGGAAGCATTGA
- a CDS encoding NUDIX domain-containing protein, producing the protein MDLSVNVFDVWPFRRSENGIEYLLLYTSQEKADRYFNGGRFWQIPSGFIDSGEKVVGAIKRHLHDFGLNAASIGAAEHTYSIYNRRYETMQLIGVYAAEVRDGHVLLNPVEHAEFGWYSFAQALTMLHFRGLKDGLRSTVEYITGVTEPAKELQLL; encoded by the coding sequence ATGGACCTATCCGTAAACGTATTTGACGTTTGGCCATTCCGACGATCAGAAAATGGCATAGAGTACTTATTGCTCTACACGTCCCAGGAAAAAGCGGATCGCTATTTCAATGGCGGTCGCTTCTGGCAAATTCCCAGCGGGTTCATTGATTCAGGGGAAAAGGTGGTTGGCGCGATCAAGCGTCATTTGCACGATTTTGGTTTGAATGCCGCATCGATCGGGGCCGCCGAACACACGTACTCCATCTACAACCGCCGTTACGAAACCATGCAGCTCATCGGCGTGTATGCGGCGGAGGTTCGTGACGGTCACGTGTTGCTCAACCCCGTTGAACACGCCGAATTCGGCTGGTATTCATTCGCGCAGGCATTGACCATGTTGCATTTTCGGGGATTGAAAGATGGCCTTCGCTCGACGGTTGAGTACATCACCGGCGTAACTGAGCCCGCGAAGGAGCTTCAACTGCTATGA
- a CDS encoding error-prone DNA polymerase: MKLSCSLLHCLSNFSFLRGASHAEHLVSRAAELGYTAIAITDECSVSGAVRAHMEAKEHKIKLIIGAEFTVHDAPAIDRLILLAKNRNGYGDLSELITLARSRSPKGEYQLFTGDLAHLSDGIAIIVPFPLHADAQANIAAIARHFVAACWLGAALDYGPDDEGKLTALNTLAEACHLPLAACDRILFANREDKPLQDVLTAVRLKKPVAELGTALNVHAENYLKPISHLARRYSPAMIAQTLIIAAHCKFTLDELRYEYPREVIPVDETPAAYLRRLTVEGGARRYPQGMPDNVSALVEHELTIIADLHYEAYFLTICDVVNFARDKKILCQGRGSAANSAVCYCLGITEVDPGHMQVLFERFISRERNEPPDIDVDFEHERREEVMQYLYNKYGRDRTALTAAVSTYRPKGAIRDVGKALGLTLSQVDTLSKTIAWWDGRSIAPERLIEAGFDPEAPRMQMLMKLTEALIGFPRHLSQHSGGFVIARDKLTRLVPIENAAMPDRTVIQWDKDDLDALGLLKVDVLALGMLTAIRKTLDLIGNWRGQPMAMQDVPREDPVTYQMIQHADTIGVFQIESRAQMSMLPRLKPKCFYDLVIEVAIVRPGPIQGGMVHPYLKRRTGEEPVVYPSKSVEAVLSRTLGVPIFQEQVMQLAMVAAGFTAGEADQLRRAMAAWKRKGGLEKFRDKLVGGMRARGYDEEFAERLYKQMQGFGEYGFPESHAASFALLVYISCWLKCHHPAAFTCGLLNSQPLGFYSPSQLVQDVQRHGVTVLPVDVTISEHCCVLAGPPENPQIRLGLEMVAQLNKTSAKKIVVARSQAAFLDVADLQRRAELTQQEIEALAAADAFHTLIGHRRDALWEALGLERDTKLFTAPADPTIATLISPTEADDIVADFRSLGLSLRRHPLALLRPALTAQRIRSAEEVKNARHGQLIRTTGLVTCRQRPGTAKGTTFVTLEDETGYVNVVVWSHVAARQRKELVQSRLMCVAGRVERQGEVVHLIAGKLIDQTAMLGELDFHSHEFH, from the coding sequence CAGTCTCCGGCGCGGTGCGTGCGCATATGGAAGCAAAGGAACACAAGATCAAACTGATCATCGGCGCGGAATTCACCGTGCATGACGCACCCGCCATCGACCGGCTGATCCTGCTTGCGAAGAACCGCAATGGCTACGGCGACCTGTCCGAACTCATCACACTGGCGCGTTCGCGCTCGCCCAAGGGGGAATATCAGTTGTTCACTGGCGATCTCGCGCACCTCAGTGATGGCATCGCGATCATCGTCCCCTTTCCGCTGCACGCTGATGCACAGGCAAACATCGCCGCCATTGCACGGCATTTTGTCGCCGCCTGCTGGCTGGGCGCCGCGCTCGATTACGGGCCTGATGACGAAGGCAAACTCACGGCACTGAACACGCTGGCCGAAGCATGCCACCTGCCACTGGCCGCGTGCGACCGCATCCTGTTCGCCAACCGCGAAGACAAGCCGCTGCAGGACGTGCTCACCGCCGTGCGTCTCAAGAAACCGGTCGCCGAACTGGGCACCGCTCTCAACGTGCACGCGGAGAACTACCTGAAGCCGATCAGCCACCTGGCCCGCCGCTATTCGCCGGCAATGATCGCGCAGACCCTCATCATCGCCGCGCACTGCAAATTCACTCTCGACGAATTACGCTACGAATATCCACGCGAAGTCATCCCCGTCGATGAAACCCCCGCCGCCTACTTGCGAAGGCTCACGGTTGAAGGCGGCGCCCGGCGCTATCCCCAGGGCATGCCGGACAACGTAAGCGCCCTGGTCGAGCATGAGCTGACAATCATTGCTGATCTCCATTACGAAGCGTATTTCCTGACCATCTGCGATGTCGTAAACTTCGCGCGCGACAAAAAAATTCTCTGCCAGGGACGCGGCTCGGCGGCGAACTCCGCCGTGTGCTATTGCCTCGGCATCACCGAGGTGGACCCCGGGCACATGCAGGTGCTGTTCGAGCGTTTCATCTCTCGCGAGCGCAACGAGCCGCCGGACATCGATGTCGACTTCGAGCACGAGCGCCGCGAGGAAGTGATGCAGTATCTCTACAACAAATACGGTCGCGACCGCACTGCGCTCACCGCCGCCGTCTCCACCTACCGGCCCAAGGGGGCGATCCGCGATGTTGGTAAGGCGCTGGGGCTGACGTTGAGCCAGGTCGATACGCTGTCGAAGACCATTGCCTGGTGGGACGGTCGCAGCATCGCGCCCGAGCGCCTGATCGAAGCGGGATTCGATCCCGAAGCGCCGCGCATGCAAATGCTGATGAAGCTCACCGAAGCGCTGATCGGTTTTCCGCGCCATCTCTCGCAGCACTCCGGCGGCTTCGTCATCGCCCGCGACAAGCTTACACGGCTGGTGCCCATCGAGAACGCCGCCATGCCGGACCGCACCGTGATCCAGTGGGACAAGGACGACCTCGATGCATTGGGGCTGCTGAAAGTCGATGTGCTGGCGCTGGGCATGCTGACCGCGATCCGCAAGACGCTCGATCTCATCGGAAACTGGCGCGGACAGCCGATGGCCATGCAGGACGTGCCGCGCGAGGATCCGGTCACCTACCAGATGATCCAGCACGCCGACACCATCGGCGTGTTCCAGATCGAATCGCGCGCGCAGATGAGCATGCTGCCGCGATTGAAGCCGAAGTGCTTTTACGATCTGGTCATCGAAGTCGCCATCGTGCGGCCCGGTCCGATCCAGGGCGGCATGGTGCACCCATATCTCAAACGCCGCACCGGCGAGGAGCCGGTGGTCTATCCGAGCAAGTCAGTGGAAGCGGTGCTATCGCGCACACTGGGCGTGCCGATATTCCAGGAACAGGTGATGCAACTGGCGATGGTCGCCGCTGGTTTCACCGCGGGCGAGGCCGACCAACTGCGCCGCGCCATGGCCGCGTGGAAACGCAAAGGCGGCCTGGAAAAATTCCGCGACAAGCTGGTCGGCGGCATGCGCGCGCGCGGCTACGACGAAGAATTCGCCGAGCGGCTGTACAAGCAGATGCAGGGCTTCGGCGAATACGGTTTCCCCGAATCGCACGCCGCCAGCTTCGCGCTGCTGGTCTACATCTCCTGCTGGCTGAAATGCCACCACCCTGCCGCATTCACCTGCGGCCTGCTGAATTCGCAGCCGCTGGGATTCTATTCGCCCTCGCAACTGGTGCAGGATGTTCAGCGTCACGGCGTGACGGTGCTGCCGGTCGATGTGACAATAAGCGAACACTGTTGCGTGCTGGCCGGCCCGCCGGAAAATCCGCAAATTCGCCTTGGGCTGGAAATGGTCGCGCAGCTTAACAAAACCTCGGCCAAAAAAATCGTGGTGGCACGATCACAAGCCGCCTTCCTCGATGTTGCCGATCTCCAGCGTCGCGCGGAATTGACACAACAGGAAATCGAAGCATTGGCCGCTGCCGACGCCTTTCACACTCTTATCGGCCACCGCCGCGATGCGTTATGGGAAGCGCTGGGGCTCGAACGCGACACGAAACTTTTCACCGCGCCCGCCGATCCCACCATTGCCACCCTCATTTCCCCGACCGAAGCCGACGACATTGTTGCCGATTTCCGTAGCCTCGGCCTGAGCCTGCGCCGCCACCCGCTGGCCTTGCTGCGCCCTGCACTGACCGCCCAGCGCATCCGCAGCGCCGAGGAAGTAAAGAATGCCCGCCACGGCCAGTTGATCCGCACCACCGGCCTCGTCACCTGCCGCCAGCGCCCCGGCACCGCCAAAGGCACCACCTTCGTCACACTCGAGGATGAGACTGGCTATGTGAACGTGGTGGTGTGGTCGCATGTCGCCGCCCGGCAACGCAAGGAACTGGTGCAGTCACGCCTGATGTGCGTGGCCGGGCGCGTCGAGCGGCAGGGGGAGGTGGTGCATTTGATCGCGGGGAAACTCATCGACCAGACTGCAATGCTGGGCGAACTGGACTTCCACAGCCACGAGTTCCACTAG